In the genome of Paenibacillus pabuli, one region contains:
- a CDS encoding serine/threonine protein kinase produces MELRRSWQRLLGLWTDRPRRKGTKIAGRYTIYDLLGMGSYGLTYLCTDEQTGKDVALKESKPSKGRLAVRLLDREADVMNRMDHPAIPELLDVFTYRGRSYIVTEYILGETLEQCIFEQDSKYTEQECLELVRQLLAPIIHVHEQGYIHGDVRIPNVILRNGQVHLIDFGLARRMGEPLLPELKRRMREWPEPEDELAAPDQDLQDLGHFLLFMLYSAYEPEKGRKPASWQEELKLTPEVRDMLERLLGLRPGYAGGALELEADIERVLMNLG; encoded by the coding sequence GTGGAGCTGCGACGGAGCTGGCAAAGACTGCTCGGCCTATGGACGGATCGTCCCCGGCGGAAAGGTACAAAGATCGCCGGGCGTTATACGATATATGATTTGCTTGGTATGGGAAGCTATGGACTGACATACCTGTGTACCGATGAACAGACTGGTAAGGATGTCGCGTTAAAAGAATCCAAACCCAGCAAGGGCAGACTCGCTGTACGGTTGCTGGACAGGGAGGCGGATGTGATGAATCGGATGGATCACCCGGCCATCCCTGAGCTGTTGGATGTGTTCACATACCGGGGGCGTAGTTACATTGTCACCGAGTATATCCTTGGGGAGACACTGGAACAGTGCATATTCGAGCAAGACAGCAAATATACGGAACAAGAATGTCTGGAGTTGGTAAGGCAATTGCTGGCTCCTATAATACATGTCCATGAGCAGGGATATATTCATGGGGATGTGCGTATTCCGAACGTCATTTTACGTAACGGGCAGGTGCATTTGATTGATTTTGGCCTGGCACGGCGCATGGGGGAGCCGTTGTTGCCTGAGCTAAAACGCCGGATGCGTGAATGGCCCGAGCCTGAAGATGAACTGGCTGCACCTGACCAGGATTTGCAGGATCTTGGTCATTTTCTTTTGTTCATGCTGTATTCCGCTTACGAGCCGGAGAAGGGCCGCAAACCGGCCAGTTGGCAGGAGGAGCTCAAGCTCACGCCAGAAGTTCGCGATATGCTGGAACGACTGCTTGGACTTCGTCCAGGTTATGCAGGCGGGGCGCTGGAATTAGAGGCGGATATTGAGCGTGTGCTGATGAATTTGGGATGA
- a CDS encoding L-lactate dehydrogenase — MLGKSGKVAVIGAGLVGSSCAYSMINQSICREIMMVDRTYDRAVAQALDFSHCMDFTHNRTKVYAGTYADCGSMDVIVLTAGANPKPGQTRLDILEEAESIAKDIVVPIMNSGFRGIFVIAANPVDIVTYMVWKLSGLPRERVIGTGTSIDSSRLKTLLSEVFSIDPRSVHGYALGEHGESQFVAWSHVTIGGKPIMHIMEQHKERFKHLDLEDIARKTKDAGWEIFTRKGSTQFGIGNALAHITRSILNDEHKIIAVSAVLDGEYGQSNVCAGVPAIIGGNGIQEIIELNLDASEREKFVRSCEVLSGSINRLTLV, encoded by the coding sequence GTGTTAGGCAAATCAGGTAAAGTAGCGGTGATCGGGGCGGGGCTGGTCGGTTCAAGTTGTGCGTATTCCATGATTAATCAATCGATATGCAGAGAAATTATGATGGTTGACCGGACGTATGACCGTGCGGTTGCGCAGGCACTGGATTTTTCCCATTGCATGGACTTCACACATAATCGCACGAAGGTGTACGCTGGTACTTATGCAGATTGCGGCAGCATGGACGTCATTGTCCTGACAGCCGGAGCGAATCCAAAGCCAGGGCAGACACGTCTGGATATTCTGGAGGAAGCAGAGTCCATTGCCAAAGATATCGTTGTTCCTATCATGAATAGCGGATTTCGGGGGATTTTTGTCATCGCGGCCAATCCGGTTGACATAGTAACTTATATGGTATGGAAGCTGTCTGGTCTTCCTCGTGAACGAGTCATCGGTACAGGTACCTCTATTGATTCCTCCCGGCTCAAAACACTGTTGTCTGAGGTCTTCTCCATCGATCCACGCAGCGTGCACGGATATGCTCTCGGGGAGCACGGAGAATCCCAGTTTGTGGCATGGTCGCATGTTACCATCGGAGGCAAACCGATTATGCACATTATGGAGCAGCACAAAGAACGTTTCAAACATCTGGACCTGGAAGATATTGCTCGTAAAACGAAAGATGCCGGTTGGGAAATTTTCACTCGTAAAGGTTCCACCCAATTCGGAATCGGTAACGCACTCGCACATATTACCCGTTCCATTCTCAATGATGAACACAAGATTATTGCCGTGTCCGCGGTCCTTGATGGAGAGTATGGACAGAGCAATGTCTGTGCTGGCGTCCCGGCCATTATTGGCGGAAACGGTATTCAGGAGATTATTGAATTGAATCTGGATGCATCTGAACGCGAGAAATTCGTGCGCTCCTGTGAAGTTTTGTCAGGCAGCATTAATCGTCTCACCCTCGTTTGA
- a CDS encoding HEAT repeat domain-containing protein → MNEHVWIYARLIGGQSAGWFEGKTALLLDLTSILVGSVLVLLLCAYGYIIWDKHAARRRSAVKSKWLHELSAEGSALRSYFDTGEIDSSLLDMSGDQQVVLQDILLLRLTQGPKELELARIRSLSWRVFESSYRTWLESRKWSERVNTLLYVEQFHMTELLPKLEEMLRSSSCTPLERFIILRMYSRTGYMRILKELLRKDTLLSNSQYLQILLPLTDEMWTRLMDHFKGVPYQVQCTIIDALRIRDEQSVKVITLLEALILGEDAELRTRSFQALAHVDRKDNGLLRRLLLAWNKEGDERARSERLVVARLMGSMREEAFIPWLKKLMGDPSFQIRQEAANSLARYEQAVEELRFAALEHPDKYARQIAEETLERKQYGRKMD, encoded by the coding sequence ATGAACGAACATGTATGGATATATGCCCGACTTATCGGTGGACAAAGTGCTGGCTGGTTTGAAGGGAAGACTGCTTTGTTATTAGATTTGACCAGTATTCTAGTTGGGAGTGTTCTTGTGCTTCTGCTGTGCGCCTATGGTTACATCATATGGGATAAGCATGCAGCAAGGCGAAGATCGGCGGTGAAATCAAAATGGTTGCATGAGCTTAGTGCGGAGGGCTCTGCACTAAGGAGTTATTTTGACACAGGAGAAATTGACTCATCCTTGCTTGATATGTCGGGCGATCAACAGGTTGTGTTGCAGGATATCTTGTTACTGCGACTGACTCAAGGGCCCAAAGAACTGGAGCTTGCACGTATTCGTTCCTTGTCCTGGAGAGTCTTCGAAAGTTCATACAGAACATGGCTGGAATCGAGGAAATGGAGCGAGAGAGTTAATACTTTGTTATACGTCGAGCAGTTTCATATGACTGAACTCTTGCCCAAGCTTGAGGAGATGCTGCGATCTTCTTCGTGTACACCGCTGGAGCGGTTCATCATTTTACGCATGTATTCCAGAACCGGGTATATGAGAATTTTGAAGGAATTGCTGCGGAAGGATACGTTACTTTCCAATTCACAGTATTTGCAGATTTTATTACCGCTCACAGATGAGATGTGGACGCGATTAATGGATCACTTTAAGGGAGTACCTTATCAGGTTCAATGTACAATCATTGATGCTCTACGAATCCGTGATGAACAGTCAGTTAAAGTTATTACATTACTGGAGGCGCTGATCCTAGGAGAGGATGCCGAACTTCGGACCCGCTCGTTTCAGGCACTCGCCCATGTTGACAGGAAGGATAACGGTTTGCTGAGACGGTTGCTGCTGGCATGGAATAAAGAGGGTGACGAGAGAGCGCGCTCGGAACGTCTAGTTGTGGCCCGATTAATGGGAAGCATGCGTGAAGAAGCTTTTATCCCCTGGTTGAAAAAGTTGATGGGAGATCCTTCCTTTCAAATCAGACAGGAGGCAGCCAACTCACTTGCTCGATACGAGCAGGCAGTGGAGGAATTGCGTTTTGCAGCCTTGGAGCACCCGGATAAGTACGCAAGGCAGATAGCGGAAGAAACGCTGGAAAGGAAGCAGTATGGACGAAAGATGGATTAA
- a CDS encoding CcdC family protein, whose translation MAQISPSYLQIGATVGMLIMALLAIFIRMKASHRPVTIRKILIPPLGMSTGFLMFVVPETHVPLLWALIALLVGWFIFSYPLIRSTRFERVNEEIFATRSRSFAFILLGLLAIRLILHEVIQRYVSIPQTGGLFFLLAFGMIVRWRVYMYKHYKEVVAAEA comes from the coding sequence GTGGCTCAAATCAGTCCGTCTTACCTTCAGATCGGTGCAACTGTGGGTATGCTCATCATGGCCCTGCTTGCCATTTTTATTCGAATGAAAGCCAGCCACCGTCCGGTAACCATTCGCAAAATCCTTATTCCCCCGTTGGGAATGAGTACAGGATTTCTTATGTTTGTTGTACCCGAGACACATGTTCCGCTTCTATGGGCACTGATCGCGCTGTTGGTGGGCTGGTTTATATTCTCGTATCCCCTCATTCGCAGTACTCGCTTTGAACGAGTTAACGAGGAAATTTTCGCCACGCGTTCACGGAGCTTCGCGTTCATTCTGCTTGGATTGCTGGCAATACGCCTAATCCTGCATGAAGTCATTCAGCGTTATGTGAGCATTCCTCAAACGGGTGGCTTGTTCTTCCTGCTGGCCTTTGGCATGATCGTACGCTGGCGGGTATATATGTACAAACACTATAAGGAAGTTGTTGCCGCCGAAGCTTAG
- a CDS encoding NADP-dependent oxidoreductase has protein sequence MSENKQIVLASRPEGAPSREDFKFIDAPIPEPDAGQVLVRTLYLSVDPYMRGRMKDTKSYAPPYALNEVIKGGTIGQVVESSEPNLRKGDLVSGTWGWQQYAAVNTGDISLIDTEEAPITAYLGALGMTGLTAYFGMEDIGKPKDGETVVVSGAAGAVGMIAGQIAKIVGARVIGIAGSDDKCAYLKEKLGFDVVLNYKHEEDMSAAIERACPSGVDVYFDNVGGEISDAVLRHINRNARIPLCGQISSYNLEKPDIGMRPQTLLLTNTALMKGFLVGDYAKSFKEGRAKLAKWIKEGHIQYEENIVEGFDRTPEAFMGLFSGDNLGKQLVKVADPE, from the coding sequence GTGTCTGAAAATAAACAGATCGTACTTGCGTCACGTCCAGAAGGTGCCCCATCCAGAGAAGACTTTAAATTCATTGATGCACCGATTCCTGAACCGGATGCAGGACAAGTTCTGGTACGTACGCTATATCTGTCTGTAGACCCGTACATGCGGGGTCGCATGAAAGATACGAAATCCTATGCTCCCCCCTATGCATTGAATGAAGTGATCAAGGGCGGAACGATTGGGCAGGTGGTGGAATCCTCGGAACCCAATCTGCGCAAAGGGGATCTGGTATCCGGAACGTGGGGTTGGCAGCAGTATGCAGCCGTAAATACGGGAGACATTTCCCTGATTGATACAGAAGAGGCTCCAATTACGGCATACCTGGGTGCACTTGGCATGACGGGTTTGACCGCTTATTTTGGCATGGAGGATATCGGCAAACCGAAGGATGGCGAAACGGTGGTTGTATCGGGAGCAGCCGGAGCGGTAGGCATGATTGCGGGGCAGATCGCCAAGATTGTAGGTGCGCGTGTAATTGGGATAGCAGGTTCTGACGATAAATGCGCTTATCTGAAAGAAAAACTAGGATTCGACGTGGTATTAAACTATAAGCATGAAGAGGATATGTCTGCTGCCATTGAACGGGCCTGTCCTTCCGGGGTAGACGTTTATTTCGATAACGTTGGTGGTGAAATCTCTGATGCAGTACTGCGCCATATTAATCGAAATGCACGTATTCCGCTCTGTGGACAGATTTCGTCCTATAATCTGGAGAAACCGGATATCGGCATGCGTCCGCAGACGTTACTGTTGACCAATACGGCGTTGATGAAAGGCTTCCTGGTGGGTGACTATGCCAAATCCTTCAAGGAAGGCCGAGCTAAACTGGCGAAATGGATCAAGGAAGGCCATATTCAGTATGAAGAGAACATTGTGGAAGGTTTTGACCGGACACCGGAAGCATTTATGGGCCTCTTCTCTGGAGATAACCTGGGCAAACAGCTCGTAAAGGTTGCGGACCCTGAATAA
- the map gene encoding type I methionyl aminopeptidase yields the protein MITLKTKEQIENMKKAGEILAACHREIAGMIRPGITTQEIDQFAEAFMKKNGATPEQKGYNGYQYATCASVNDVICHGFPGKYVLQDGDIVTIDMVVNLNGWLADSAWSYAVGQVTPEAQHLLDVTKTSLYKGIELAVIGNRIGDISHAIQTYAEGEGLSVVREFIGHGIGEKMHEEPQVPHYGPPHRGPRLKEGMVITIEPMLNIGTYRSKLDSDGWTARTQDGSLSAQYEHTIAITADGPVILTAQ from the coding sequence ATGATTACGTTGAAGACCAAAGAACAAATAGAAAATATGAAAAAGGCTGGAGAAATTCTTGCCGCATGCCATAGAGAAATCGCAGGAATGATTCGTCCAGGAATCACGACACAGGAAATAGATCAGTTTGCAGAAGCTTTTATGAAGAAAAATGGCGCTACGCCGGAACAAAAGGGATACAACGGGTATCAATATGCGACATGTGCGTCGGTTAATGATGTGATCTGTCATGGGTTTCCGGGAAAATATGTACTGCAGGATGGTGACATCGTTACGATTGATATGGTTGTGAACCTGAATGGCTGGCTGGCCGACTCCGCGTGGTCGTATGCGGTGGGTCAGGTGACTCCAGAAGCACAGCATCTATTGGACGTCACTAAAACATCTCTCTATAAAGGGATTGAATTGGCTGTGATCGGCAACCGAATCGGGGATATCTCCCATGCAATTCAGACGTATGCAGAAGGTGAAGGTCTATCGGTTGTCCGTGAATTTATCGGTCACGGAATCGGCGAGAAGATGCATGAGGAACCCCAGGTGCCTCACTATGGCCCGCCGCACCGTGGTCCACGTCTCAAGGAAGGCATGGTTATTACGATTGAACCGATGCTGAACATTGGTACGTACCGCAGCAAGCTGGATTCGGATGGCTGGACGGCACGTACTCAGGATGGAAGCCTGTCTGCTCAATATGAGCATACGATTGCCATTACAGCCGATGGTCCGGTCATTCTGACTGCTCAATAA